From the genome of Phaenicophaeus curvirostris isolate KB17595 chromosome 6, BPBGC_Pcur_1.0, whole genome shotgun sequence, one region includes:
- the LOC138721889 gene encoding patched domain-containing protein 3, with protein MAEPPRRRCRRAPDCAERPLRRLFEALGGSVAARPWPFALAPLLLSAGLGAGFLQLPRRQASDVEAQFTPARGPAKAERAFVRRRFPADASERFSAPRLPDEGAYAALVAVAPAGGSVLAPAARRDALRLDAAVRARGYERLCARRGGACALANPVLPLLGDAAALESLAFPWRGREFLGAALGGVRAGAGGRVLAARALKLLYHLREDGPAAAESRRWLRSFVRDVPAELAALRLGSLQVSYFTSLSRQEEFDKNAKSVIPLFSVTYFLTITFSIVSCLRLSCIRNNIWLACCGVVSASLAVLSSFGLMLFCGVPFVVTVASAPFLILGVGVDDMFIMIASWEQSLRKKDKSDVKSLLAETYAEAALSVTITTLTDVLAFFIGTWTPFPSVRSFCLYTGTAFVFCYIYTLTFFGAIIVLNYKREQGNRHWLTCMPVRVDEDETDKSCLYNACCVGNCSRQSPQPESEHPMSIFFRKYYGPFLTNKWVKLLVVLLYGAYLGGSIYGCTQIREGIDLRNLAIDDSYVVKYYDDNDKYFSEYGPRVMVIITESVDYWNETVRLGIENCMQNLEGISYVDKNLTESWLRVYTQLGKIGLINISNKTLFISNLPVLFQIVPNFELDINKTEDEIEASRFFIQMVNVTSAVDEKNLLSQLRETARQCSVPLMVYHPAFIYYDQYLVIVQNTIQNVVIAAGAMLVVSLLLIPNPLCSLWVTFAIASVIVGVAGFMTFWMVNLDSISMINLVICIGFSVDFSAHISYAFVTSRESSGNKRSVEALSLLGYPVLQGAVSTILGVVVLAAAKAYIFRTFFKIMFLVILFGALHGLIFLPVFLTFVGNFGTSPHSTKPNDRSPHNTQSTNLELRFRNDKDCP; from the exons ATGGCGGAGCCGCCGCGACGCCGCTGCCGCCGCGCCCCCGACTGCGCGGAGCGGCCGCTGCGGCGGCTCTTCGAGGCGCTGGGCGGCTCGGTGGCCGCGCGGCCCTGGCCCTTCGCGCTGGCGCCGCTGCTGCTGTCGGCCGGGCTGGGCGCCGGGTTCCTGCAGCTGCCGCGGCGCCAGGCGAGCGACGTCGAGGCGCAGTTCACGCCGGCGCGGGGCCCCGCCAAGGCCGAGCGCGCCTTCGTGCGGCGGCGCTTCCCCGCCGACGCCTCGGAGCGCTTCTCCGCGCCGCGGCTGCCCGACGAGGGCGCCTACGCCGCGCTCGTGGCCGTGGCCCCGGCGGGGGGCTCGGTGCTGGCCCCGGCGGCGCGGCGGGACGCGCTGCGCCTGGACGCGGCCGTGCGCGCCCGCGGCTACGAGCGGCTCTGCGCCCGCCGCGGCGGCGCCTGCGCCCTCGCCAACCCGGTGCTGCCGCTGCTGGGCGACGCGGCCGCCCTGGAGAGCCTCGCGTTCCCCTGGCGCGGCCGCGAGTTCCTGGGCGCCGCGCTGGGCGGCGTGCGCGCGGGCGCGGGCGGGCGGGTGCTGGCGGCGCGGGCGCTGAAGCTGCTCTATCACCTGCGGGAGGACGGCCCCGCGGCGGCCGAGAGCCGGCGGTGGCTGCGGAGCTTCGTGCGGGACGTCCCGGCCGAGCTGGCGGCGCTGCGGCTCGGCTCCCTGCAG GTGTCCTACTTTACCTCGCTGTCCCGACAAGAGGAATTTGATAAGAATGCCAAGAGTGTGATCCCACTCTTCTCCGTAACCTATTTCTTGACCATAACGTTTTCAATCGTCTCCTGCCTAAG actgAGCTGTATAAGAAATAATATCTGGCTTGCATGCTGTGGAGTGGTTTCTGCCAGTTTAGCTGTATTGAGCAGCTTTGGATTGATGCTTTTCTGTGGAGTGCCATTTGTGGTCACTGTAGCAAGCGCACCATTTCTTATTCTGG gagTTGGTGTTGATGACATGTTCATCATGATCGCTTCCTGGGAacaaagtttaagaaaaaaagataaatctgATGTGAAATCTCTGCTGGCTGAGACTTACGCAGAAGCAGCCCTTTCTGTGAccatcaccaccctcacagatGTTTTGGCCTTCTTCATTGGCACCTGGACTCCTTTTCCATCCGTGAGATCATTTTGCCTCTACACAGGCACTGCTTTTGTCTTCTGCTATATATATACCCTGACCTTCTTTGGGGCAATTATAGTGTTAAATTATAAAAGGGAGCAAGGAAACCGACACTGGCTCACTTGCATGCCTGTGAGAGTAGATGAAGACGAGACTGACAAGTCCTGCTTGTATAATGCTTGTTGTGTCGGCAACTGTTCTAGGCAGTCACCTCAGCCAGAAAGTGAACATCCAATGAGCATATTCTTTAGGAAGTATTATGGCCCTTTCTTAACAAATAAATGGGTCAAGCTACTTGTGGTCTTGCTGTACGGAGCGTACTTGGGTGGTAGTATTTACGGATGTACTCAGATTAGGGAAGGCATCGATCTTCGAAATCTGGCGATTGATGACTCTTATGTTGTTAAATACTATGATGACAACGACAAATACTTCTCAGAATATGGACCCAGGGTCATGGTTATCATTACAGAAAGTGTAGATTACTGGAATGAGACTGTTCGTCTTGGCATTGAGAACTGCATGCAGAATTTAGAGGGCATTTCCTATGTGGATAAGAACCTCACAGAGTCATGGCTGAGAGTATACACACAACTAGGCAAAATAGGTTTGATAAATATAAGCAATAAGACTCTCTTCATCAGTAACTTGCCTGTGCTGTTCCAAATTGTTCCCAATTTTGAGTTGGACATTAACAAGACTGAGGATGAAATAGAAGCTTCGCGTTTCTTCATCCAGATGGTGAACGTGACCTCAGCCGTTGATGAGAAGAATCTTCTCTCTCAGTTAAGAGAGACAGCCAGGCAGTGCAGTGTTCCACTAATGGTGTACCACCCTGCCTTCATCTACTACGATCAGTACCTGGTGATAGTGCAGAACACCATTCAGAACGTGGTCATTGCTGCCGGGGCAATGCTCGTCGTCTCCCTGTTGCTAATTCCCAACCCGTTGTGTTCCTTGTGGGTGACATTTGCCATAGCTTCTGTTATAGTTGGTGTTGCTGGTTTCATGACCTTTTGGATGGTCAATCTCGATTCCATATCCATGATCAACCTGGTCATTTGTATAGGGTTTTCGGTTGATTTTTCTGCTCATATTTCCTATGCCTTTGTTACAAGCAGAGAGTCATCAGGCAACAAAAGGTCAGTTGAAGCTCTGTCCCTGCTAGGTTACCCAGTACTACAAGGTGCAGTTTCTACTATACTAGGAGTAGTTGTCCTGGCTGCAGCAAAAGCCTACATCTTCAGGACATTTTTCAAGATCATGTTCCTTGTTATTTTGTTTGGGGCTCTTCATGGTCTTATTTTTCTTCCGGTGTTTTTAACTTTTGTTGGGAACTTCGGCACATCACCCCACAGTACAAAACCCAATGACAGATCACCCCACAATACCCAGTCTACAAACCTAGAGCTTAGGTTTAGAAATGATAAAGACTGTCCATGA